In Alkalihalobacterium alkalinitrilicum, a genomic segment contains:
- a CDS encoding D-2-hydroxyacid dehydrogenase — translation MNIKNIAVVSPMYHEIESIITKKQLNKHFRFLPEEKVTNDDFKWADAVVTFNTKNNYDYSQVKWVHSLGAGVDRFLYKKKWDENVLLTRTICSFGQRIGEYCLSYILKDLQCHDEFKQLNVEKRWNPITPRLINEQKVLIYGTGEIGQKTAQILSTLGVTVYGVSLSGQQKQYFKEVFPIEGHFFRLSEIDYIINTLPLTEKTEKLFNRYLFEKVAKVGFINVGRGASLDEQALIDALNNHHVRFAVLDVFEEEPLPENNRLWEHPDVFITPHISAVTTPEEGVDCFIETLMNIEGNTPLRNQVDIHKGF, via the coding sequence ATGAACATTAAAAATATAGCCGTTGTAAGTCCGATGTATCACGAAATCGAATCCATCATAACGAAAAAACAACTAAATAAGCATTTTCGCTTTTTACCTGAAGAAAAAGTGACGAACGATGATTTTAAATGGGCTGATGCAGTTGTGACATTCAATACAAAAAACAATTATGATTATAGTCAAGTTAAATGGGTACACTCCCTTGGAGCAGGAGTTGATCGCTTTTTATATAAGAAAAAATGGGATGAAAACGTGTTATTAACAAGGACGATTTGTTCATTTGGTCAACGAATTGGCGAATATTGTTTGAGTTATATTTTAAAAGATTTACAGTGTCATGACGAATTCAAACAGCTAAATGTAGAGAAAAGGTGGAATCCGATAACACCACGACTTATAAATGAACAAAAAGTCTTGATTTATGGGACAGGAGAAATAGGACAAAAAACAGCTCAAATTCTTTCTACTCTAGGAGTAACCGTTTATGGTGTTTCATTAAGTGGTCAGCAAAAACAATATTTTAAAGAGGTATTTCCTATAGAAGGTCATTTCTTTCGATTAAGTGAAATCGACTATATCATTAATACACTACCGTTAACCGAAAAAACAGAAAAGCTATTTAATCGTTATCTTTTTGAAAAAGTAGCGAAGGTCGGGTTTATTAATGTAGGAAGAGGAGCTTCATTGGATGAACAAGCTTTAATTGATGCACTTAATAATCATCATGTTAGGTTTGCTGTACTTGATGTCTTTGAGGAAGAGCCACTCCCAGAAAATAACCGATTATGGGAACATCCTGATGTTTTCATTACACCGCACATATCAGCAGTAACAACTCCTGAAGAAGGTGTCGATTGTTTTATTGAGACTTTAATGAATATTGAAGGAAATACACCATTACGAAATCAAGTAGATATTCATAAAGGATTTTAA
- a CDS encoding DUF58 domain-containing protein, with translation MNEEHKEVKADRDYEEEVPTNETSLLFERYAIWVLIVFLLVGVWFRFVPLIIVSLFLVLLSFIIIVWKKKALNSVQTTIELSKTRIFVDEEFEIKALVYNDKWLPLVWMEWELPKSNGILFGETKEGKAYLIRLLWLLWYQKVNWTINGQGLQRGVHEMGQVTLRSGDGFRFAETKQTNQLQGTIYVYPKLIAVSVPAFRPSIQWGAKGKQGGFIEDPLLVNGIRDYQAGDEFRRFNWRASARTGKLQTNVYQPVVTERVLMVIDVEGFVMDYSAYEDPKQLKEYIAKKIATFEWLLSVIGTVAVKYKERGIHIGVSSNVLNHAGQKMNTLPPSANLTPLLDYLASVTQRMGVQTLRMLDELLHEGRFSSPVFIFCDHITKEHYFWYEQNKQKLTEIVFYYREETEYAVKLATRAKSLESILPTSRLQLKGS, from the coding sequence ATGAATGAGGAACATAAAGAAGTAAAAGCAGATCGTGATTACGAAGAGGAAGTTCCAACGAATGAAACGAGTTTACTTTTCGAGCGATATGCGATTTGGGTTCTGATCGTTTTTCTACTTGTAGGCGTGTGGTTCAGGTTTGTTCCATTAATTATTGTTAGTCTCTTTTTAGTCCTTCTATCATTTATCATCATTGTGTGGAAAAAGAAAGCTTTGAATAGTGTTCAGACTACTATAGAGCTTTCTAAAACAAGAATTTTTGTTGATGAGGAATTTGAAATAAAGGCTTTAGTCTATAATGATAAGTGGCTTCCACTCGTATGGATGGAATGGGAATTACCGAAAAGTAATGGGATCTTATTTGGTGAAACCAAAGAGGGCAAGGCGTACCTTATTCGATTATTATGGCTATTGTGGTATCAAAAGGTAAACTGGACAATAAACGGTCAGGGACTTCAAAGAGGAGTTCATGAAATGGGACAAGTTACTTTGCGTTCTGGGGATGGATTTCGTTTTGCTGAGACAAAACAAACTAATCAGCTTCAAGGAACCATTTATGTTTATCCCAAATTAATAGCCGTATCTGTTCCTGCATTTCGGCCTTCTATTCAATGGGGGGCAAAAGGAAAGCAAGGAGGCTTTATTGAGGATCCATTGTTAGTGAATGGTATTCGTGATTATCAGGCAGGAGATGAATTTCGTAGATTTAATTGGCGCGCTAGTGCTCGGACAGGAAAACTTCAAACGAATGTTTATCAGCCTGTTGTTACGGAACGAGTCCTGATGGTGATTGACGTAGAAGGGTTTGTGATGGATTATTCCGCCTATGAAGATCCTAAACAATTAAAAGAATATATAGCAAAAAAGATTGCAACGTTTGAATGGCTTCTTTCGGTCATTGGTACTGTGGCTGTTAAGTATAAGGAGAGAGGAATTCATATCGGGGTTTCTAGTAATGTACTGAATCATGCAGGACAAAAAATGAATACGCTTCCACCTAGTGCCAATCTGACGCCGTTATTAGATTATTTAGCCAGTGTTACACAGCGTATGGGTGTGCAGACATTGCGGATGCTAGATGAATTATTACATGAAGGGAGATTTTCAAGTCCAGTATTTATTTTTTGTGACCATATAACGAAAGAACATTATTTTTGGTACGAACAAAATAAACAAAAGCTTACAGAAATTGTTTTTTATTATAGAGAAGAAACAGAGTATGCTGTAAAGTTAGCAACAAGAGCAAAGTCGCTTGAATCGATTCTCCCAACTTCACGTTTACAGTTAAAGGGGTCTTAG
- a CDS encoding AAA family ATPase, giving the protein MTMEKSIIVNQLDTFMEEMAKVIIGRKKELKLIFTSILTQGHILLEDLPGTGKTTMVKAFSKGIDCAFSRIQCTPDLLPSDILGGSIFNPKTNEFYIRKGPVFTNVLLVDEINRTLPRTQSSLLECMEEKQVSIEGETYFLSSPFIVLATQNPVDMEGTFPLPEAQLDRFLMKLKLGYPTQKEEELMLELVGDDIPYDKVESTFNQETLQRMQKECQAVNVHSAIREYITLLSKATREHPLVNIGVSPRASKALYKTVKTWALLNGRQYVIPDDVKEMVKPVWNHRLILKTEAHINHIQPEDVLEEIVANVTIPNEEVVRV; this is encoded by the coding sequence ATGACGATGGAGAAATCGATAATTGTAAACCAATTAGATACGTTTATGGAAGAGATGGCGAAAGTTATCATTGGTAGAAAAAAAGAACTTAAACTTATTTTCACATCAATATTAACACAAGGACATATCTTACTGGAGGATCTACCAGGTACAGGTAAGACCACGATGGTAAAAGCTTTCTCGAAAGGAATTGATTGTGCCTTTTCGCGAATTCAATGTACACCAGACTTACTGCCTTCTGATATATTAGGGGGCTCGATATTTAACCCTAAAACGAATGAATTTTATATTAGAAAAGGTCCAGTTTTTACAAATGTTTTGTTAGTCGACGAAATTAATCGGACGTTACCGCGAACTCAGTCAAGTTTGTTGGAATGTATGGAGGAAAAACAAGTTTCGATAGAAGGTGAAACGTATTTCTTATCTAGTCCGTTTATTGTATTAGCGACACAAAACCCAGTGGATATGGAAGGAACATTTCCTCTTCCTGAAGCACAATTGGACAGGTTTTTAATGAAGTTGAAATTAGGATATCCAACACAAAAAGAAGAAGAACTAATGCTCGAATTGGTCGGCGATGATATTCCGTATGACAAAGTTGAAAGTACATTTAATCAGGAAACGCTTCAAAGAATGCAAAAAGAATGCCAAGCCGTGAACGTTCATTCTGCGATTCGAGAATATATTACCCTACTATCAAAGGCAACTCGTGAGCATCCACTCGTCAATATTGGAGTTAGTCCTAGAGCAAGTAAAGCATTGTATAAAACCGTTAAAACTTGGGCACTTTTAAATGGTCGTCAGTATGTTATACCAGATGATGTAAAAGAAATGGTGAAGCCAGTTTGGAATCATCGCTTAATCTTAAAAACAGAAGCCCATATCAATCACATTCAACCTGAGGATGTTTTAGAAGAAATTGTTGCAAACGTCACAATTCCAAATGAAGAGGTTGTTCGTGTATGA
- a CDS encoding phospholipase D-like domain-containing protein, whose translation MFAKFLSLLLFFYVLYAFLFGVIIFHFHQPSTSHYLNDLDIYRFYSESLSQDRVVLVEDRVESGIARINLIENAQHTLDISYHTLHSGMASDIFFSSLVVATDRGVHIRILLDGMFHNLRGSLKEILYAFSSHPNIELKLYEPFEPLQPWTWNNRLHDKLILVDNELAMIGGRNIGDKYFAPKGYVGASNDRDLVIINTNTNQPVGSVIFDMKIYFDTVWNHEYSENSVRDLSKKQQEKGLKMLLNLRQQLESYQDRYPEIFQRNIQWINQSIPTNYISFIHNPIKRMNKEPWVWFELITLAEHAEQSIWIQSPYLIPTNEMMHFDRNNLRAAEINMITNSLAATNNKMAYSGYIWYRDSIAANQDVQLYEYQGPTEQLHTKTYVFDNRISMVGSFNLDPRSTFLSTESMVVIDSEPLATMLIDKIKKDIKYNSLMVAHDGTYHPSALVEAEEVSKLKTILIRVISIPMRFFQFML comes from the coding sequence GGGTTATTATTTTTCATTTTCACCAACCGTCAACTAGTCATTATCTAAATGATCTCGATATTTACCGGTTTTATAGTGAAAGCCTTTCTCAGGATCGAGTGGTATTAGTCGAAGACCGTGTGGAGTCTGGAATTGCACGAATTAACCTGATCGAAAATGCACAGCACACCTTGGATATCTCCTATCATACATTGCACTCTGGAATGGCTAGTGATATCTTTTTCTCTAGTCTAGTAGTAGCAACTGACCGTGGCGTACACATTCGTATTTTACTTGATGGTATGTTTCATAATTTAAGAGGAAGTTTAAAGGAAATCCTTTATGCCTTTTCAAGTCATCCGAATATCGAATTAAAATTGTATGAACCATTCGAACCTTTACAACCTTGGACGTGGAATAATCGCCTTCATGACAAACTCATACTTGTGGATAATGAGTTAGCTATGATTGGTGGGAGAAATATTGGGGATAAATATTTTGCACCAAAAGGGTATGTCGGAGCCTCTAATGATCGTGATTTGGTAATTATTAATACCAATACAAATCAACCTGTTGGTAGCGTTATTTTTGATATGAAAATCTATTTTGATACGGTGTGGAATCATGAATATAGTGAGAATTCGGTGAGGGACTTATCAAAGAAACAGCAAGAAAAGGGATTAAAGATGCTTTTGAATTTACGGCAACAACTTGAAAGCTATCAAGACCGTTACCCTGAGATATTTCAACGAAATATCCAATGGATCAATCAATCAATACCAACGAATTATATTAGTTTTATACACAATCCGATTAAGCGTATGAATAAAGAGCCGTGGGTTTGGTTTGAATTAATTACTTTAGCCGAACATGCAGAACAATCGATATGGATTCAAAGTCCATATCTCATACCAACGAATGAAATGATGCACTTTGACAGAAATAATTTGAGGGCTGCTGAAATTAATATGATAACGAATTCACTAGCAGCTACTAATAATAAAATGGCCTATTCAGGTTATATATGGTACCGAGACAGTATAGCTGCTAATCAGGATGTACAATTATACGAGTATCAAGGCCCAACTGAACAATTACACACGAAAACTTATGTGTTTGACAACAGAATAAGTATGGTTGGTTCATTCAATCTAGATCCAAGAAGTACTTTTCTTAGTACGGAATCAATGGTTGTGATTGATAGTGAGCCACTTGCTACCATGTTAATAGATAAAATAAAAAAAGATATAAAGTACAATAGCCTAATGGTAGCACATGATGGTACTTACCATCCTAGCGCCTTAGTGGAAGCAGAGGAAGTTTCAAAATTAAAGACGATATTGATCCGAGTAATATCGATTCCTATGCGATTTTTTCAATTTATGTTGTAA